In Phoenix dactylifera cultivar Barhee BC4 chromosome 11, palm_55x_up_171113_PBpolish2nd_filt_p, whole genome shotgun sequence, the following are encoded in one genomic region:
- the LOC103719437 gene encoding uncharacterized protein LOC103719437, whose protein sequence is MEEDRGSPALVLSPSFREAAAEDAGDRLTSTVDSPQKISAIPEHQYEVEEDDDDDTSEDFEFAFVIKDPESIPAITADEIFSNGQIRSVYPVFNRDLLLADGGGDGGDAVEEKAVRMPLRRLLIEERNASSASASSSSEMGELEGIDPGTYCVWRPGSVPPSPARCKKSCSTGSSFRWRIRDLVRRSRSDGKEKFVFLAAEEKKPSRSSEKKKSEGEAAAKGEGEKKEKGNEVTDVDMVTGHRIYYRSRNRGGQTAKGGWRSFLPYKPDRVGFPANVNGLSPSHHPY, encoded by the coding sequence ATGGAAGAAGATAGGGGAAGCCCGGCCCTTGTGCTTTCCCCCAGCTTCCgagaggcggcggcggaggacgcCGGCGATCGCCTCACCTCCACCGTCGATTCCCCTCAGAAAATCTCTGCCATCCCGGAGCATCAATACGAAGTGGAGGAGGACGATGATGACGATACGAGCGAAGACTTCGAATTCGCCTTCGTGATCAAAGATCCGGAGTCCATCCCGGCGATCACCGCCGACGAGATCTTCTCCAACGGCCAGATTCGCTCCGTATACCCGGTCTTCAACCGGGATTTGCTCCTCGCCGACGGCGGGGGCGATGGCGGCGATGCGGTGGAGGAGAAGGCGGTGCGGATGCCGTTGAGGAGGCTATTAATTGAGGAGAGGAACGCGTCGTCGGCGTCGGCGTCGTCATCGTCCGAGATGGGCGAGCTGGAGGGGATCGATCCGGGGACGTACTGCGTGTGGCGGCCGGGGTCGGTGCCGCCGTCGCCGGCGCGGTGCAAGAAGAGCTGCTCCACGGGGTCGTCTTTCCGGTGGCGAATTCGGGACCTCGTCAGAAGGAGCCGCAGCGACGGGAAGGAGAAGTTCGTATTCCTCGCGGCAGAGGAGAAAAAACCCAGCCGGAGctccgagaagaagaagagcgagGGGGAAGCGGCGgcgaagggggagggggagaagaaggagaaggggaaTGAGGTGACCGACGTGGATATGGTCACCGGTCACCGGATCTACTACAGGAGTAGGAACAGAGGCGGGCAAACGGCGAAAGGCGGGTGGCGGTCATTCCTTCCGTACAAGCCCGACCGTGTCGGTTTCCCAGCCAATGTGAACGGGCTCAGCCCTTCTCACCATCCCtactaa